The genome window aacaaagtaacttgcattacttatttgaaaaagtaatccATACTTTACTAATTGAAAaatgtaatctgattacataacttgtgttactcgtgttaccccaacactgttacttatatatatatatatatatatataacaaaacacCATAAACTGGAgatgcacatttttattttaatgttaaaagcACTCTGCACAATGCATTAAATTAACAGCTTCATCATTTTCAAGTTTGTAAACATTTTGACCCCATCTGAAATGGATAATAACTAGTTGCTATTTGTAGTTGTGCATTTCTGTCACTTTCTGGACTCAAGTATATACTGCTTAGCAGTTCAAAAGTTGCCAAATACAGCAGCAAGCATTTAAATCTTTAACCAGTGTAACTTAATCACTGGAAAAGCATTGGAACAAActaagtttttttataatgtacatttaaaacattGGAGAAGTAAGAAATTATTGAACAGCTTAGACGTGACACAGATTGCAGGGTTTACGAAGGCAACGCACACAAACAGTTGTTTAAGGTTGTTGAACTTTTTGGAGAACATTTAAACACATTAACAGCCTGCTTTGCTGTTGATGGCTTGTTAATCCAACACATTTTTACCAATGTACACAGTTCAACTCTACATGCTGCTTTGCCATACGTCACAGGTCTTAGTTTGTACATTCTCAATGCAATATGCAGTGTGTTTTCCTTACTTTATTTCCCCTACAGTGATTCATAGATCGTAATCATTCGGAATGGATGTCCGGAAGGTCAAGGTTCAAGACCAGGTTCACTTTGGCACATACGGGTTATGACGGCTGAATGCGAAACCCCACAGACGAGGGAGCTTCTGTGCTTCACAGGCAGGTGTGTCTCCACAGAGATCTTAATGCGAGGTTGAGCTCAGGTTTAGGTCAAACAGAAGCATGCATAACATTTTAGCATTTCTACTGTAACAGTAACAATGGCTCTCTGCAGGAGAAGTTGACATAGATACGCAATGGTGGGAATCACACCCGCCGACACAAGAGGGCTGACACAGGATCCTGAGTCTCAAAGCTTACAGGTTCACAGAAAGGCCTAGTGATGGTAGTCCTTCTTACTGTGGGGACGGTTACCCAGGATTTTGTCGATGTCCGAGGCCACGTGAGCGGTGATCTTTGGAAGAACCTGTGAGCGAGAAACACATGGGATGAATTAGAATTAGAAATGATCATCTTAAAGCCCCCTTGAAAGTTTTCTGAGGCCCTCATTTCGTCAAGCTAGAAACGTAAAACCATCTTTTATCTGAAGCCGGTTTTGGATCTCTTATCAGTGTGTGAAATTTTGCCTTGGCGCATAAAAATAACATCAAGCAGTATATCGTTTTtgatgttttaaatgtaaattaaccATGTGAGATTCAGAAGATAGGTGTTAGGAGATGAGAGCACAGAGCTGTAGCAGGCCACCAGAGTTTGTGGGATGGCAGTGTGTTTGAGATGTTTTGATAAATCTCTTGCCTGTATCGCCCCCAGGTTCTCAGTGAGCTGTGTAGGGTTGGAGGTCCCCAGGAGAACAGAACTCACTCCTTCATTACGGAGGCACCAGGCTATGGAGGAACACAGAGAATAGATTCATGAGGAATCTGTCATTTAGTCATACATACATGAAAGTTTCAAGTTAGTGAATCATGGGAATCTCAATTAAGCTGGTGGGATTCTGCTTGGGTGCTGCAGCCAAATGCTTCTGCAAGGATTGTTAATAAAGGACTTTTTAATAGTACAgttagtacaaaaataaaaataaataacaataataagattaattaaaaacaaaatttctaaagatttattattattaatattataaaaaaaaaaaaactaaatttaaataattattgtccattataaaaaaaaaaacacaataaaatgaatttaaaacaactgtgatcctggacaacaaaaccagtcataagggtaaatttttttaaattgagattttgacataatctaaataaataagctttccattgatgtatggtttgttaggataggaaaatatttggccgagatacaagcatttgaaaatctggaatctaagggtgcaaaaaaatcgaaatattgagaaaatcgttcttaaaaaaagttcttagcaatgcatattactaatcaaaaattaagttttgatatatttacggtagaaaatttacaaaatatcttcttggaacacaatacctgtgctacttatggctgtctttgtggtccagagtcacaattaatacaaacatattttgcagttaataataataataataataattaacaaaaattgaacaatatttaaaaaaattattatagcttttttaaatacacaatatTAAATTATGAAAAACATTTAAGCAAcaatttttcagaaaaaaatattaatttattattattattattaaataaaatgagtAATTATTAACTACTTGTTTAACATTTCAAGACTTTTTCTAATAATCACCATCAAGGTTTTCCATATCATAAAAATGCTTCCAAATGCACAAAAAATATGGCAGGTTTGTTTTACtttaagtatgttttttttaacatttacaatTGGTGACTCGAGCTCTTGGTCACAGATtaaaagtacaaaacgaggatttgtaaagaaaaatgttggaggattttgatataagccaagaggagactggttttctttTGCTGTAAACAAACCTTGGTTTTTGTGAGACTAGCATATTTTCACAGTACAACACAGAAGAGAGTTAGCGGAAGATAGAGATTATAgtttctaaagttttaaatatggatatttttcttacacaaatgcatcgattcacttcagaaggccttaatTAATCATCCAGAGGCGTGTggggtactttttatgatggatggatgcactttattggactacaAAATCTCAacaaccattcactgccattataaaacttggaagagccaggacgttttttaatataactctgactatATTCTTAGTCTtaaagaagaaagccatatatacctaggatggcttgagggtgagtaaatcatggggtaattttcatttttggttgaactatccctttaatgtcaaGGTTTGTTTCTCAGTCAGGAAATGTGCTGAAAGCAGAAATTCAGTATTTTACCTTACATAACCAGTGACAGAACAGTCATAATATGTGGCACTTTTGCACAGTTTAAGTGAAAAAGTTCTTTTGACCTACCGATGGCAAGTTGTGGCAGGGTACAGCTGAGCTTCTCAGCTATGTGGGTCAATTCCTTAAGCTTCGCCTGCTGCTTTCTGCCATCCTCGCTCAGAATCTTCTCCTTCAGCCACTGGTACGACTGCAGAGAcagacagtgagagagagagtgagacaaGCACAGCAAACCTACCCTGACAGACCTGCCACCCTCATCGCTGTATACTAGCTGAAGGTGTGATCTATAAACTATATGAGCTCCTAAATCACTTCATCCAGTGGCAGACTGTCCTATTTAAAGCAGCTTTGTTCTGCTGTTGAGTATAGCTGTTTTTGTACAGAAATCTGGCACTATTTCAGTTAGATTAAGATCAGTTTAATCAAAGGATATCCATCCTTATGTCTTGAGGAAATCATGTGTCTGTCGTGACAGAGAGGATTAAAGGAACAATTCATCTAAAAATCAAGATTTAgtttagcatcacttgctcattaATAGATcctgtgcagtgaatgggtgccgtcagaatgcaaAGTCCAAACAGCTAGAGCAactatttaaagttaaaatgccttgcgggatttgtttcttacaaacactgaGCTTTTTGCTTTACAAAAtggtaactgatggactggagattATTGTGGATTatagtgatgtttttatcagctgtttggactctcattcagatggcacccattcactccagaggatccactgcaatgctacattttcccAAATCTACTCTAATTCTAAAccaactcatctatatcttggatggcctgagggtgagtacatttgcaGCAGATATTCATTTTTGCCTAAACCATTCCTTTAAAGTACCTTCAAAGAGGCCCTGGAGGATTCTGGGATTCCATTTTCATATTTCCCTGTGATTATGCCGCAGGCTAGAGGAGACCAGGAGACCACACCAACACCTGCAGTGCAAGACTGTGTTTTTAGGCTGTTTCATAGATCATCTTTTATGTTCATTTATGAGTATTTccaaaatgtgtttgtttttacCAATCTTATGGTAAAGCTCTGGCAACTGCATCTCCACTTTATCCCTCTGGAATAAATGATATTCAGCCTGTTCACACACAGGAGGAATCAGATTAAATTGCCTCGCTACAGAATACGCCTcctagagagagaaagagatgacAAAAATGAGAAGAGAATAATTTTAGTagtttctaaatatatatataagcacACACTGAGTATTTTTGTGTTGTTGTCCaataaatatatctaaacatcttttttcatttcattttcttaATTCACTGgcaataatgaaaataataatattttaaaagaatgtattaaaatatcaataaattGATCAATTATGTATATAAAAGCCATCAAATCCATTGCAATTTTGTGTCTCAAGCTCATTTTTATCAACTTTAGAATGTGTTTAgatactggaaaacaagacaactTTACCCAGATAAAGAAAAATctatagaaaaatccttcaggtcccacaaattctttggttttcataatttttgtgtatttgaactagggatgcaccgatccttatcggtcgataacttgcgcgttttgtcagtaaagccggttctgtaatcagcggtaaatgccatcaggtgcgtgatttcacgttgagccgtatatactacacacagccgttgtttagagacgagctgcgcacattcacactgataatgaacattgctatgcgcagctcgtcggtaaacaacggctgtgtgtagtatatacggctcaacgtgaaatcacgcacctgatggcatttaccgctgattacagaaccggctttactgacaaaacgcgcaagctttatcgaacgattggtatcggtgcatccctaatttgaaccctttccaacaatgactgtatgattttgagatccatctttttacactaaggacCACTGAGGGACtgtaatatgcaactattacacagaaggttcaaacgctcactgatgcttcagaaggaaacaagatgcattaaaAGCAGGGAGGGGGGGTTGAAAActattgaacagaatgaagacgtgtgtatttttcttattttgcctaaatatcattttttttccatttagtactgcccttcaggagctattcaagatatttacatgtttcccagaagacaaaataagttaaatttaccctgatcttcaaattaaaaaggttttcacccttaatgcattgtgtttccttctagagcatcagtcagcatttgaaccttatgtaatagctGTATATGAGTTCCTCAATTGTCCttggtgtaaaaagatggatctcaatatcatacagtcattgttggaaagggttcaaatacacaaaaatgcggaaaaacaaacaaataattttgggGACCTGAACCACTATcactaaacgaaaaaaaaaaaaaagaaaaaaaaaacagctctggatcattcaggtaagaacacagtatcaaaaatcaagtgtatgtaaacttttgaacagggtcatttttataaattcagctattattttctcttgtggactatatgtaaacatcttttatgtgaaaaatcttattcaggtcagtactaaattaaagataacatgcattttgtatgatccctctaattttggtaaaataaacattttgcagattctgcaaggtttatgtaaacgtttgacttcaactgtagcaaCCACTGCCACTCATACTGCCATAGGCAATTAAAAAAACAACCAAATAATTTTGATGTCCGGTTTAATATGCTTTACATAtgacagtttaaaataattttcatctTAAAGAACAAAAGGAGGCATTAAGGAAAAGTACACAGAAGTCTTTCCTCTCCACTTACCATGATCTCCATTGCTGACCAGCGTGACGTGCCCCAGTACATGGACATGCCATGGTTTATGACATGCGTCATGGCCCTCACTATCTCTGAAACACACAAGTAAAAACATATGACATGTATGAAGAAATATGAGCCAAACTTCATGGATTAGTTTGGTACAGATCCACCGTGCAGCAGAAATCATTTGTGTCTGGTCACCGATAGATGGCGCTGTTTACATCCTCTCCTTGTGCTGAGCTGACATGTCTGCTTATTAAACGACTTTGGACTTGTACTTCACGTTATTGAAAAGTGGGCGAACCTCAGATAATGCATATTTTTTACACTTACAATTTAAAAACTGATCTACAGATCCAGTTGCACATTAAACGATACTTAAAAGACATTACTTTGTATCATTGCACAGCTGTCCAGCACAAAGTCAAACAAGCTCAACAATTTTAATGAAAGTTATTCTGCAGCCTAACAGATAAAATCCATCATGTTTATAATAGAAAGTCCCTGAATTGTAAAAATCAACTACTAAAATGCTAGAATAAATCAGATTATTATTAAGCAATTCCCCTCCTGAAAGGACAAATGTATTTAGCCTATTAAACCATGTTTTTGGAAGGCTTGTTTTGAGATTGTGTTGTCAGAACAGGTTGCATGTTTTCCCTGtgagatctggcaacactgacagAGTTCCACAAAGGATAAATGCTAATAAtgcaaaagagctgaagccatttCACAGCCGTCTGAATGAACAGGATTAAACACGAGAAGCTCTAAAGCTGTAAATCAAACTGACACAACAGCTTTTTGCCTCACTAAGCAAGTTTTATTGTACAAGGTACAATAATTTTAAACTTCTCTGTATTGTACTGTATATTCAAGCGTAGCAGCACAATTGTACTCATCCCAAAGTGTTCTAGACACATTATTATTTTAGCACTAGCATCCTATACTACCTATAATTCAGAACCATACTGTAACCTGGAGAATAGTCCAGTGCAAATTGCTGTCAGCACTATTTTTGTGGCTGTGTTTGCACCATTATCTAATTTGCATAATTCTGGGGTGCTAAAAGCACATGCAAATAGACAACGGCAGGAATCCTCACCCGAGATTCACAAATGGGCCTTGTTAACCCAACTTTACCCTTAGGAAAATGCTCTCATCTCACAGTCCAGCTGGTGCGTAGATCCATTTTGCTCAATGAGTTATAATAAGGATAATGGCCCACATGGCGGGGTTTAAGAGGACATGGTTATATTAAACCTTAACACACGGTGGAAGGCTTAATGCCAGAACATTTGTGTTTTTATCGTCCAGTGGAGGAATTTAACTATTCATCTGTGTGTGGACCATCATCCTTTTTTATAACTTACTTCTAAAACCAAGAattgatatatttaaaaaacccTTTGTATTGGGGTTGACAGTTTGCATGCCAATAAAGCCAACAATGAATGTTGTATTCTTAAAGCAGCCTGATTTGatgttcatatgtgaccctggaccacaaaaccagtcgcaagtagcatgggtatatttgcagcaatagttaaaaatacattgtatgggtcaaaattattattcttttatgccaaaaatcattaggatattgagtaaagatcatattccatgaagatattttgtacatttcctacagtaaatacatcaatacttaatttttgatttgtaatatgcatcgCCAAGAACTTCATTTACACAACTTTAACAattttttcaatatatatatacacattttttttctttgcatctCGGCCCCATATGGTCCTATattaacatacatcaatggaaagtcaTTATAAGccatttcatttcattaaaaagtcaattaaaaaaataaaataaaataaatagttttgtggtcaaaggtcatattttacattttatacattttttttaaatgctgaaacatacaacattaaaattttacattttagaggcttaaaaaaaagttacaaaatatATAACTTTATGcgtaaataaattaattactgataactaaaaaaaagtttttaatctataagaaattattaattatactataatttattatagtaattataattataaaatgaactataaattacaaattactaaacattttaaatgaattaattaaattaatacatttacatACTTAAATTTGACTATTACACATCaataaaattatgacaaaattatttaaacatttttaaattaggtACAATTATGTAATTACACAGAACAAAATGAATCATGTCAAACTAATGTGTTGAATTTGATgccttttaattaaaatgaattaaatatttcGTGAACTAAACATAAAATGCTTATATTTTACTACTTTAATAATGTACATTTCAGTGTCCATGCACACATATGAATATAAATTGtaagaattcattaaaatgatcaaatgtgacagtacagacataataaagttacaaatcctttctatttcaaataatgttctactgaactttctattcatcaaagaaaacatTTGGCATGGTTatgacaaaaatactaagcagctccatataaaatgcaaaatgcagtttaaatgcagcttcaaagggctctaaacgatcccagccgaggaagaagggtctcatctagcgaaacgatcagttattttcttaaaaaagaaaaagaaaagaaaagacaatttatatactttttaacctcaaatgctcatctagcTCTGAGTggactctgtgtattctggttcaagacaattATATCAAGACAGGGCATgtgaaaaaactcccatctcattttctcctccaacttcaaaatcgctctacatcgctgcagaagtaccaaccatgTATTTTGGGCAAAAAAGCCTGATTATCACAGAGATCAAGCATAATGCGAACAGACAACAACATTCGCCTGTATGTGATGTTGATGTTGGTGTATACGTTTGACAGAGCGCTACTCTGCAGCCAACAGGAACGCCATCTGTTCTGACATCCTAAAGGCATTACTGTTCTGCGTCATTACTAGCAGAGACCTATACTGCTTTCTGTGTTCAGTTCGGTACCAGAGCAACGAGTACCAAATCCACTCTAAAACGCCTACATCGTGAGCTCATAAAGCTGCTTTATTGCTCCATCATTCAGATTTTCATATGCGAAGAGTTGCTTTTCTCTGTCTCATCAGTGTTGTGACTCAAGGCGCTTTACCGTGGCCATTACTCTGCTGTGATCTGGCCTTTGTTGTGTGTCCACTGACTCTGCGTTTCATCTTCACTACACATGCCACCAGTGAATGATGTCTGTGGGACGCTCTTCATCTGACAGCGGTGTCGCAGGGCTGCCCTAGTCTCATCAAAAGGCACGCCTGAGGAACGGCTGTCCCTTCCCTGACCGTCTCATACATATTGCACAAAAATTGGAAAGCACTTACTGGGTCGGGCAGGCTCTAATCTGATTGGCTTGCACCTTCTGGGAGTAAACacacatagtttttttttattattcagtccGCCTACAAATAAGATTGAGTGTTTACAAGATACTGAGGTTGATATAACAAGTACTTTTGAGGATAAAATAATTACAGGATTTGCCAAAGTTTTCCAGGTTATTGGCAACAAATATTAAATTTGaccatatatatacatatatatatacactttcagtcaaaggtttttgaacagtaagtctcttctgctcaccaagcctgcatttattttatccaaaatacagcaacatttactatttaaaataactgctttgaacatattgaatatatttcaaaatgtaatttatttgtgtgatcaaagttacattttcagcatcattactgcagtcttcaggagtcacatgatccttcagaaatcattctaatatgctaatttgctgttcaagaaacatttattaatattattttttatcaatatttaaaacagttgagtacacttcTTTCAGGATTCGCTGATGAATgtgatgatgataaagacatttatgttacaaaagatttctatttcagataaatgcggttcttctgagctttctattcatcaaagaaacatgaaaaacttctactcagctgttttccacatcataataataataaatgttttttgagcagcaaatcagagtatcagactgatttctgaaggatcatgtgactggagtaatgatgctaaaaattcagctttgcaatcacaggaataaattacattttaaaacatattcaaatagaaatctatggaagcccgtttctgccactgaataaaacaaaagtaattgcgactttttatttggcaattctttttttctctgaactgtaagatataaactcataattgcgagaattgtaagatataaacttggaattgcgagttataaagtcagaactgcaagatatagtcataattcagacttttttttccagaattttgtgatacaaactttttacatatttttcccctctcaaaaactaaaaaaagtttctcacaattctgagaaaagtcaaaattgcaagataaaaacttgaaattgtgactttttttcttgcaattgcaagtttgtatctggcaattctgactttttttctcagaattgtgagataatctcgcaattgtgaattataaagtccaattttgagttggaaaaagactgatataatctcagaattgagagtttatatcttgcaattctgacattatttctcaaaattgtgagtttatatcacaagtctgactttataacacacaactgcgagtttatctcatatttctcagaaaaaaagtcagaattgtgagatgaaaagtcacaattaccttttttattcagcgGCAGAAACACActtccatagaaaacagttattccttcttataaatagtaaaatatttcacaatattactgctttttctgtattttgaatcaaataaatgcaggcttggtgagcaaaagagacttttaataacattacaaatcttactgttcaaaaacttttgactggtggtgtatatatatatataatataatttagtaATTTGTGAGAGAATGCAATGTTTATTGGAAGAACACAAATgttttgtgagagaatgcaaatcattttcaGGCAGGGCGCAAATGTTTTATAAGAGAATGCAAATGTAAAGCTTTTTGGGGGAATGCAAATGTGTTTCTTGTAGGGTCTTtatatgagggtaagtaattaataacCAAATTTTCTTTACTAGGTGaatgtcacgatgtaggcaggaacacacgaacaacgacgtagtaaaagacgaatatttaataaatccaacggaatacaagcagacacaggaacagcagggtaagacatccatataacatcaaagaccgacaagaatacaggggaaacacacaccttataacacacagactaattacacagacaggtgcagacaatgacggagaaaccaaaacactcagaacagcggggaaaatgggaaaaaccaaacaagaaagtccgggggtgtgacattacctccccctcccggaaggcacgtcctcgtgccgacaaacagacaaaggaaacagaacaaagtctttgaagggggcttaggtggaggacggactacCGGGAGGacggcacaagatggagtccagggtggtgacggatggaggagccaaggatgtgacaggaatgggctggagcaggaggagccaggtgggacccagaacgcagccaagatgtattcccacggtggagccgatggagggaggagccatggtggaggaagggctgacgactccaaggggccgactgacggaggcggagcaggtggtgggagagcccgaggcggagacggaaagccgatgatcttgggtgacaccgcggatccggagggccaaggcggaacccaaggctctggcgaccaaggcggagatggagatccggagatccgcggcggagccggagcgaca of Garra rufa chromosome 10, GarRuf1.0, whole genome shotgun sequence contains these proteins:
- the kcnab1b gene encoding voltage-gated potassium channel subunit beta-1, which codes for MQVSFACTDHGLKAPRTSEPNKQNTSSPNTASAARARFRTVALIARSLGSFTHRHQISLKESTGKLTGMKYRNLGKSGLRVSCLGLGTWVTFGGQISDEVAEQLMTIAYENGVNLFDTAEVYSAGKAEIILGNIIKKKCWRRSSLVITTKLYWGGKAETERGLSRKHIIEGLRGSLQRLQLEYVDVVFANRPDSNTPMEEIVRAMTHVINHGMSMYWGTSRWSAMEIMEAYSVARQFNLIPPVCEQAEYHLFQRDKVEMQLPELYHKIGVGVVSWSPLACGIITGKYENGIPESSRASLKSYQWLKEKILSEDGRKQQAKLKELTHIAEKLSCTLPQLAIAWCLRNEGVSSVLLGTSNPTQLTENLGAIQVLPKITAHVASDIDKILGNRPHSKKDYHH